In Bacillus horti, a single genomic region encodes these proteins:
- a CDS encoding GNAT family N-acetyltransferase: protein MVKNNIGTEVLLKGTRVTLRNVTDEDLPQYYQLIHGEADPEWKKWDAPYFPLEHESFYEFCSYVEKRVQAQGTPSLLLIEADGQVIGTVSYYWEHKESNWLEMGIGIYRPEYWSGGYGTEALKLWIDFLFESMPLARVGLTTWSGNHRMMRCAEKLGLQLEGRMRKCRIYNGEYYDSIRMGILREEWELLKE, encoded by the coding sequence ATGGTTAAAAACAATATTGGAACGGAAGTTTTATTAAAAGGTACTAGGGTTACTTTAAGAAACGTAACAGATGAAGATTTACCACAGTATTACCAGCTCATTCATGGAGAAGCTGATCCTGAGTGGAAGAAATGGGATGCTCCGTATTTCCCTCTAGAGCATGAGAGCTTTTATGAATTTTGCAGCTATGTAGAAAAACGTGTACAAGCGCAAGGTACACCTTCTCTTTTATTAATTGAGGCTGATGGACAGGTTATAGGAACGGTAAGCTACTATTGGGAGCACAAGGAATCTAATTGGCTGGAGATGGGAATTGGTATTTATCGTCCAGAGTATTGGAGCGGTGGTTACGGAACGGAAGCCCTAAAGCTCTGGATTGATTTCTTATTTGAAAGCATGCCACTTGCCCGCGTTGGTCTAACAACATGGTCTGGAAACCATAGAATGATGCGCTGTGCGGAAAAGCTTGGATTACAGCTTGAAGGCAGGATGAGGAAGTGTCGCATCTATAATGGAGAGTATTATGATTCTATTCGTATGGGAATCCTGAGAGAAGAGTGGGAGCTTCTAAAAGAGTAG
- a CDS encoding CPBP family intramembrane glutamic endopeptidase, with product MHVLKLLAFVTFTLLVIGIQTFDLITLLLFGFLAILLYIISRRSYRIFLVTIVLFGLGFMGYLYLSQTIVLEDDQARVLINRLLLLIPLGAIVLFSFALRQPLLHYGWKLNWNEKMLAPLFWVGLHTVSISHFLLVAMAINILVFMPFIIMQDVQYLQSVAIFAVLFAAINAFLEEFVWRGVLLSRFIEQVGVKWAVALTSIGFGLQHYSLGFSWEVALLFSIGGFFYAGITITSKSIVPAIIWHFVLNLLMVFSGLIV from the coding sequence ATGCACGTTTTAAAACTTTTAGCATTTGTTACCTTTACCTTACTTGTTATTGGTATCCAAACGTTTGATCTAATCACTTTATTATTGTTTGGTTTCTTAGCTATTCTTTTATACATAATCAGTCGAAGAAGTTATCGGATATTCCTAGTAACTATCGTTTTATTTGGTTTGGGATTTATGGGCTATCTCTACTTATCACAAACTATAGTATTAGAGGACGATCAAGCTCGAGTATTAATTAACCGATTATTGTTACTCATTCCACTAGGGGCTATTGTTTTATTTTCCTTTGCTTTAAGACAGCCATTGCTGCACTATGGCTGGAAGTTGAATTGGAATGAAAAAATGCTAGCTCCTTTGTTTTGGGTAGGGCTACACACGGTTAGTATCAGTCACTTTTTGCTCGTGGCTATGGCCATTAATATTCTAGTTTTTATGCCTTTTATCATTATGCAGGATGTTCAATATCTTCAATCTGTAGCTATTTTTGCTGTTCTTTTTGCTGCTATCAATGCTTTTCTAGAAGAATTTGTTTGGCGTGGGGTACTGCTCAGTAGATTCATTGAACAGGTAGGAGTGAAGTGGGCAGTAGCTTTAACCAGTATAGGCTTTGGTCTCCAGCATTACTCATTAGGCTTCTCTTGGGAGGTCGCTCTATTATTTTCAATAGGTGGTTTCTTTTATGCTGGTATTACCATTACGTCAAAAAGCATTGTTCCGGCTATCATTTGGCATTTTGTGCTGAATCTCTTAATGGTTTTCAGTGGATTAATTGTATAG
- a CDS encoding macrolide 2'-phosphotransferase, which produces MNKQEIIVLAKSKGLDILENKLKINESGLDFQVAHAEDLEGTKWILRIPRRGDSMNKAKQEKHVLDVVNQHTSIQAPSWSIFTKELIAYKQLDGTPAATVNPELQDYEWTFDSQNSPEAYHQTFGQVLADLHQVSIELVKTNGMTIHSAEEARLSMKARMKKVKDTYGVDTSLWERWQSWVSNEAFWPKYTGLSHGDIHPGHILIDSSCRVTGLIDWTEVAVTDVSRDFQGHYLIFGENGLDKALASYENAGGRTWTHMKEHIIELQTTAAISVAEFAESSGLKEMEEMAKKMLGVSDNE; this is translated from the coding sequence ATGAATAAACAAGAGATTATAGTATTAGCAAAAAGTAAGGGGCTAGATATACTTGAAAATAAGCTGAAAATTAATGAATCTGGATTGGATTTTCAGGTTGCCCATGCGGAGGATTTAGAAGGAACAAAATGGATTCTTCGAATTCCACGTCGAGGGGATTCGATGAATAAAGCAAAACAAGAAAAACATGTGCTAGATGTTGTGAATCAGCATACCAGTATTCAAGCCCCCAGTTGGAGCATCTTCACTAAGGAGTTAATTGCATATAAACAGCTTGATGGAACACCTGCAGCGACGGTTAATCCTGAGCTACAAGACTATGAATGGACCTTTGATAGTCAGAACAGTCCAGAAGCCTATCATCAAACGTTTGGTCAGGTATTAGCGGATTTACATCAGGTGTCCATTGAGCTAGTTAAAACGAATGGAATGACTATACACAGTGCTGAGGAAGCCAGATTATCGATGAAGGCTAGAATGAAAAAAGTAAAGGATACTTATGGTGTTGATACATCGTTATGGGAACGCTGGCAGAGTTGGGTTTCAAATGAGGCCTTTTGGCCAAAGTATACTGGATTATCGCATGGTGATATTCATCCAGGACATATCTTGATCGATTCATCTTGTAGAGTAACAGGGTTAATCGATTGGACAGAGGTAGCTGTGACAGATGTGTCACGGGATTTTCAAGGACATTATTTAATCTTTGGGGAAAATGGACTGGATAAAGCCCTTGCTTCCTATGAAAATGCTGGGGGCAGAACCTGGACCCATATGAAAGAGCATATTATTGAGCTTCAAACAACTGCTGCCATTAGTGTGGCTGAATTTGCAGAGTCCAGTGGGTTGAAAGAGATGGAAGAGATGGCTAAAAAAATGCTTGGAGTAAGTGATAATGAGTAG
- a CDS encoding MFS transporter produces MNRSNQSSVSNRTINLEPFPSDQDKEQKSRVIRIALLTALCIPGDLMLYIVLPLYWEDFGLTAIWQIGILLSINRLIRLPLTPLIGFLYRRIHLRTGIFIAVCLTLVTTLAYGFAQNFILLVCARALWGIAWSLLRLGGLLTVMTSSNDQNRGYLMGRYNGLWGLGGLVGMISGGVLISYVGPQGLSIGLTALAFCSFFLLRGMPAQYVTEENNPTARAHALSHSSTSDQIITTRWWRQRNVFFVLVSGLMMSIIVFGIFLSTLTVLIDENISTFLILGMVLTSTALSGLLQAIKWSWDPFLAPWIGKLSDNLFGRKKLIIFAFILGSLFLLMVTFPLDLWMFILCIFAFQLTSTMIVTLSDSTASDVATNSSKIGVMTSYTVAVDVGAAIGPLIAFFIIEQAGVQPLYWLAALIYGALALMWTRYKDLRPEH; encoded by the coding sequence ATGAACCGTTCAAATCAATCTTCCGTTTCAAATCGTACAATAAATCTTGAACCATTCCCATCTGACCAAGATAAGGAGCAAAAATCTAGAGTTATTCGTATCGCTCTCCTTACAGCCTTATGTATACCTGGAGATTTAATGCTGTATATTGTTCTCCCCTTATATTGGGAGGATTTTGGCTTAACAGCTATTTGGCAAATTGGGATTCTCTTATCTATTAATCGATTAATCCGTTTACCTTTAACTCCACTGATAGGTTTTCTTTATCGTAGAATCCATTTAAGAACAGGTATTTTTATCGCGGTGTGCTTAACACTTGTGACCACACTTGCCTATGGTTTTGCTCAGAATTTTATTCTATTGGTATGTGCTCGAGCATTATGGGGGATCGCTTGGTCCCTATTAAGATTAGGTGGGCTACTAACAGTAATGACAAGCTCTAATGACCAAAATAGAGGGTATTTAATGGGGAGATATAATGGATTATGGGGATTAGGCGGACTTGTAGGGATGATATCTGGAGGAGTTCTGATCTCATATGTTGGGCCACAAGGATTAAGTATTGGATTAACGGCACTCGCCTTCTGTTCGTTTTTCCTGTTACGAGGAATGCCAGCGCAATATGTAACGGAGGAAAATAATCCAACAGCTCGAGCACATGCTTTATCCCATTCGTCTACTTCAGATCAAATAATCACTACTCGTTGGTGGAGACAACGAAATGTTTTCTTTGTCCTAGTCTCAGGGTTAATGATGTCAATAATCGTATTCGGTATCTTTCTCTCCACATTAACGGTATTAATTGATGAGAATATATCTACATTTCTTATTCTGGGGATGGTTTTAACTTCAACTGCCTTATCCGGTCTCCTACAAGCGATAAAATGGTCTTGGGATCCCTTCCTAGCTCCTTGGATTGGCAAGCTTTCTGACAATCTGTTTGGCCGAAAAAAGTTGATCATATTCGCTTTCATTTTAGGCAGCCTATTTCTGCTGATGGTTACATTTCCTTTAGATCTATGGATGTTCATCCTATGTATATTTGCTTTTCAATTGACTTCAACCATGATTGTCACTTTGTCAGACAGTACAGCTTCTGATGTAGCAACAAACAGCTCTAAAATTGGTGTAATGACCTCATATACAGTAGCAGTAGACGTTGGCGCTGCTATAGGGCCTTTAATCGCCTTCTTCATCATTGAACAGGCTGGAGTGCAACCTCTGTATTGGTTAGCTGCTCTGATTTACGGAGCTCTAGCTCTTATGTGGACTCGTTACAAAGATCTGCGCCCTGAACATTGA
- the lepB gene encoding signal peptidase I gives MNKVLIEILSWVKTIGISLIIALFINMFVFQGYQVDGKSMLPTYEDRDRIFVFKFDSSYSYEDIVVVDSRVDRIRSFKDEMLDHKIGQLIRGKEARYLWIKRIIGMPGDTIQIVDGELYRNDQLLEEVYINEKMLATGNQEWLVPDDHVFVLGDNRNYSGDSRTIGPVPMSNVVGKALFQN, from the coding sequence ATGAATAAAGTATTAATAGAAATTTTAAGCTGGGTAAAAACCATTGGTATTTCATTAATCATTGCACTATTTATTAATATGTTTGTGTTTCAAGGGTATCAGGTTGATGGGAAGTCTATGCTGCCTACTTACGAGGACAGGGATCGTATTTTTGTTTTCAAATTTGATTCTTCCTATTCGTATGAGGATATTGTGGTTGTAGATAGTCGCGTTGATCGAATTAGAAGCTTTAAAGACGAAATGCTGGATCATAAAATTGGTCAGCTTATTCGTGGAAAGGAAGCTCGTTATTTATGGATTAAGCGTATTATAGGGATGCCAGGGGATACCATTCAAATTGTTGATGGAGAGCTGTACCGGAATGATCAACTATTAGAGGAAGTTTATATAAATGAAAAGATGCTTGCAACGGGCAATCAGGAGTGGCTAGTTCCAGATGATCATGTATTTGTATTAGGGGATAACCGTAATTATAGTGGAGATTCTAGAACGATTGGTCCTGTTCCAATGTCTAATGTCGTTGGTAAAGCATTGTTTCAAAACTAG
- a CDS encoding phosphotransferase enzyme family protein, with protein sequence MDKRSKALFNDQILAQSAKLFRANVGQMKDLGGFESFIYEFMLDGAEFIMRITHSLHRDKGEMQAEVDWIYFLAQQGVSVAKPIFSVNERLLERIDLDDSYFLVSAFEKAPGGKVTKENWNEDLFIEWGKITGQMHKHTQSYEPPTGLKRPMWYEDPLLLEAENHLPAGHEIVVKKFSETIQKIKELPQNSDAFGLIHTDLHYGNFFVHEGKITAFDFDDCSYQYFVSDIAIPLFYSLYGSLSGDDKISFTRIFMKNFLAGYLTEHCLDKFWLEQLPLFLKLREIELYVVYHRSLDIEKLSDAEKQRLIVTKSNIENDIPYMNLSLQDLGVHD encoded by the coding sequence ATGGATAAAAGAAGCAAAGCGTTGTTTAATGATCAGATTTTAGCTCAAAGCGCCAAGCTGTTTCGAGCTAATGTAGGGCAAATGAAGGACTTAGGTGGATTTGAAAGCTTCATCTATGAATTCATGCTTGATGGAGCCGAATTTATTATGCGTATTACACATAGCTTACATAGGGATAAAGGAGAGATGCAGGCAGAAGTAGATTGGATCTACTTTTTAGCACAGCAGGGAGTTTCAGTAGCTAAGCCTATCTTTTCCGTGAATGAACGATTATTAGAAAGAATTGATTTGGATGATTCCTATTTCTTAGTTAGTGCCTTTGAGAAAGCACCTGGTGGGAAGGTAACGAAAGAGAACTGGAATGAAGACCTATTCATTGAGTGGGGGAAAATAACGGGTCAAATGCATAAGCATACACAGTCCTATGAGCCTCCAACTGGATTAAAGCGCCCCATGTGGTACGAAGATCCTTTACTATTGGAAGCAGAGAATCATTTACCCGCTGGTCATGAAATCGTTGTTAAGAAGTTTAGTGAAACCATTCAAAAAATCAAAGAGCTTCCTCAGAATAGTGACGCATTTGGATTAATTCATACAGACTTACACTATGGGAACTTTTTTGTTCATGAAGGAAAAATCACGGCGTTTGATTTTGATGATTGCTCCTATCAATATTTTGTAAGTGATATAGCCATTCCGTTGTTTTATTCATTGTATGGTTCACTATCAGGCGATGATAAGATATCATTTACACGTATTTTTATGAAGAATTTTCTAGCAGGATATCTAACTGAGCATTGTTTAGACAAGTTCTGGCTTGAACAGCTACCTCTGTTTTTAAAGCTAAGGGAAATTGAGTTATATGTTGTGTATCATCGTAGCTTAGATATTGAGAAGCTTAGTGACGCTGAAAAACAAAGATTGATTGTAACGAAAAGCAATATAGAAAATGACATTCCTTATATGAATCTATCTTTACAAGACCTTGGAGTGCATGATTGA
- a CDS encoding GNAT family N-acetyltransferase: MYKIRMANVDDAPGIAEVHVASWKTTYKGIIDATLLDQLSIERRLQNWRQTLSIADEGSQNEQDEISSTSSLNNNEFVYVAEDEEGRIVAFASAGQSRSPQYPYKAELYTIYLLEEVQKQGIGQKLFKAVVQELHSRSYSSMLCWVIKDNSAVSFYQKHGGKIIDEKMFEFGHQQIPEYAVGWDELM; this comes from the coding sequence ATGTATAAAATTAGGATGGCTAACGTTGATGATGCACCTGGAATCGCAGAGGTTCATGTGGCTAGCTGGAAAACAACATATAAAGGGATTATTGATGCTACCTTACTAGATCAGCTATCCATAGAAAGGCGCTTGCAGAATTGGAGACAAACTTTAAGTATTGCCGATGAGGGAAGCCAAAATGAACAGGATGAGATATCATCTACGTCAAGCTTAAACAACAATGAGTTTGTGTATGTTGCAGAGGATGAAGAAGGAAGGATTGTTGCTTTTGCTTCAGCAGGACAATCTCGATCTCCTCAATATCCGTACAAGGCAGAGTTATATACGATTTATTTGCTTGAAGAAGTTCAGAAGCAAGGTATTGGTCAAAAGCTATTTAAAGCGGTTGTTCAAGAATTACATAGTCGTTCCTACTCATCCATGCTTTGCTGGGTAATTAAAGATAACTCTGCCGTAAGCTTTTATCAGAAGCATGGAGGTAAGATTATCGATGAGAAAATGTTTGAATTTGGTCATCAGCAAATTCCGGAGTATGCGGTTGGTTGGGATGAATTAATGTAA